The following coding sequences lie in one Yamadazyma tenuis chromosome 3, complete sequence genomic window:
- the MAS1 gene encoding Mitochondrial-processing peptidase subunit beta (EggNog:ENOG503NU8R; MEROPS:MER0043985; COG:O), whose amino-acid sequence MLRRLGTKRCLSTAAQIIPRYTTSTLENGLTVASEFMPGTKTATVGVWINAGSRADNSKSSGTAHFLEHLAFKGTDRRTQLNLELEVENMGSQINAYTSRENTVYYAKCLASKIDESVDILSDILTKSRLDPRAIENEKHVILQESDEIDKMYDEVVFDHLHAIAFRNQDLGRTILGPREIIKVINRNNLVDYITTNYKGDRMALIGVGAVNHDELVEKANKYFGHIKKSEVPFKQSGGDLPIFHGDEVRIQDSTMPVTHIALGVESASWSAPDFFTASVASGIIGHWDRSLGVGSNSPSPLAVSAATGGLNGEPMANSYMSYTTSYADTGLMGIYFTADKDANLKLFIDALLKEWARFKAGDITEEEVERAKSQLKASLLLALDDSTAIAEDIGRQLVNTGYRLSPEEAFERVEAITKKDIVDWARYRLKDKPIALAALGNVQTLPSHAEIQKGLSL is encoded by the coding sequence ATGTTAAGAAGATTGGGCACAAAAAGATGCTTGAGCACAGCTGCTCAGATCATACCCAGGTACACAACCTCCACTTTGGAGAACGGCCTTACTGTTGCCAGTGAGTTTATGCCAGGTACCAAGACCGCAACGGTGGGAGTTTGGATTAATGCTGGATCGAGAGCTGACAACTCCAAGTCGAGCGGAACTGCTCATTTTTTGGAGCATTTAGCGTTCAAGGGAACTGACAGAAGAACCcagttgaacttggaactCGAGGTGGAAAATATGGGCTCTCAAATCAATGCTTATACCTCGAGAGAAAATACCGTCTACTATGCCAAATGTTTGGCTAGCAAGATCGATGAGAGTGTGGATATCTTGAGCGATATCTTAACTAAGTCCAGGCTCGATCCTAGAGCGATCGAGAACGAAAAACACGTCATTTTACAAGAGAGTGATGAGATTGACAAGATGTACGATGAGGTTGTGTTTGACCATCTACATGCTATTGCTTTCAGAAACCAGGATTTGGGAAGAACCATCTTGGGACCAagagaaatcatcaaagtcatcaacagaaacaacTTGGTCGATTATATCACCACAAACTATAAGGGTGATAGAATGGCTCTTATTGGAGTAGGAGCTGTGAATCATGAtgaattggttgaaaaggCTAACAAGTACTTTGGCCATATCAAGAAGTCTGAGGTGCCCTTCAAACAAAGTGGGGGTGACTTGCCCATCTTCCATGGAGATGAGGTAAGAATCCAGGACAGTACTATGCCTGTTACTCACATTGCTTTAGGGGTTGAAAGTGCATCTTGGTCAGCTCCTGACTTTTTTACTGCATCTGTTGCTAGTGGAATCATTGGCCACTGGGACAGGTCTCTTGGAGTGGGTTCTAATTCCCCTTCTCCTTTGGCTGTTTCGGCTGCTACAGGTGGTTTGAATGGTGAACCGATGGCCAACTCTTATATGTCCTACACAACCTCGTACGCTGACACTGGGCTAATGGGTATCTACTTCACTGCTGATAAGGATGCTAATTTAAAGTTGTTTATTGATGCGTTATTAAAGGAATGGGCTAGATTCAAGGCCGGAGATAtcactgaagaagaagttgaaagagCAAAGTCTCAATTGAAAGCTTCTTTATTGTTAGCTCTCGATGATTCAACTGCCATCGCTGAAGATATAGGCAGGCAATTGGTCAATACTGGTTACAGATTGAGTCCAGAGGAGGCCTTTGAGAGAGTTGAGGCCATCACTAAGAAGGATATTGTCGATTGGGCTCGGTATAGATTAAAGGATAAACCCATTGCTTTAGCGGCATTAGGAAATGTTCAAACTTTGCCATCTCACGCCGAAATCCAAAAGGGATTATCATTATAA